Proteins encoded by one window of Amaranthus tricolor cultivar Red isolate AtriRed21 chromosome 4, ASM2621246v1, whole genome shotgun sequence:
- the LOC130810370 gene encoding polyadenylate-binding protein RBP47-like: MQSSGNSASENNNTTNTNQAPPPPPLQQQQQQQQQPVAAVTSVTAAHTGSVWLQYPAAALVMQHQMMGAPQPYPPPPHYMAAYHPHHPYIQPPHPPSHHHHQQRNNFHHHHNNNNNNNNNNHNNNNNHNNNNNHPNNGNGNNINNNNTYNNGNNNDGSSEDNKTIWVGDLHHWMDEIYLSTCFASAGEIASVKVIRNKQTGASEGYGFVEFLTHAIAEKVLQTYAGVMMPNAEQPFRLNWATFSMGDKRADNGSDLSIFVGDLAADVTDTMLHELFANKYPSVKAAKVVIDANTGRSKGYGFVRFGDDGERTQAMAEMNGVYCSTRPMRIGPATPRKSLGYQQGGYGSNGNGGQGSQSDGDSSNTTIFVGGLDPSVADEDLRQPFSQYGDIVSVKIPVGKGCGFVQFANRGNAEEALNNLNGTVIGKQTVRLSWGRNPANKQSRGGDYGNQWNGGYYGGPIYDGGYGYVPHPHDPMYAAAAAAAAYGAYPMYGNQQQVS, translated from the exons ATGCAATCATCCGGAAATTCCGCATCAGAAAACAATAACACTACCAACACCAATCAAGCGCCGCCGCCGCCGCCTTTGCAGCagcaacagcaacaacaacaacaaccagTCGCCGCCGTCACCTCCGTCACCGCAGCTCATACAGGATCTGTATGGTTGCAATACCCAGCAGCGGCTTTGGTAATGCAGCATCAGATGATGGGGGCTCCTCAACCTTACCCACCGCCGCCACACTATATGGCGGCTTATCATCCTCATCACCCTTATATTCAACCACCACATCCACCctcacatcatcatcatcaacagaGAAataattttcatcatcatcataataataataataataataataataataatcataataataataataatcataataataataataaccatccTAATAATGGTAATGgtaataacatcaataataataatacttataatAATGGGAATAATAATGATGGGTCTAGTGAAGATAATAAAACTATTTGGGTCGGAGACCTTCACCATTGGATGGATGAGATTTATCTTAGCACATGTTTTGCTTCTGCCGGAGAG ATAGCATCAGTTAAGGTTATCCGCAATAAACAGACGGGTGCCTCAGAAGGATACGGATTTGTCGAGTTTCTGACTCATGCCATTGCAGAGAAGGTGCTGCAGACTTACGCAGGCGTCATGATGCCCAACGCAGAGCAGCCATTTCGTTTGAACTGGGCGACTTTTAGTATGGGTGATAAGCGGGCAGATAATGGTTCTGATCTTTCTATCTTTGTGGGTGATTTAGCAGCAGATGTGACTGATACTATGTTGCATGAACTGTTTGCAAATAAGTATCCCTCTGTTAAGGCTGCAAAGGTTGTGATCGATGCTAATACTGGTCGATCCAAAGGCTATGGTTTTGTGAGATTTGGGGATGATGGTGAGAGGACGCAAGCAATGGCTGAAATGAATGGTGTCTATTGCTCTACTAGGCCTATGCGCATTGGCCCAGCTACCCCTCGGAAATCTCTAGGATATCAACAAG GTGGATACGGATCGAATGGCAATGGTGGACAAGGCTCACAATCTGATGGAGATTCATCAAACACAACG atatttgtTGGAGGGCTTGATCCAAGTGTAGCAGATGAAGATCTTAGACAACCATTTTCCCAATATGGGGATATTGTTTCTGTTAAAATCCCTGTGGGAAAAGGGTGTGGGTTCGTCCAATTTGCAAACAG AGGTAATGCTGAGGAGGCTTTAAACAACTTGAATGGAACAGTAATTGGGAAGCAAACAGTACGCCTCTCATGGGGCCGTAATCCAGCTAATAAACAG TCAAGAGGAGGTGACTATGGAAATCAGTGGAATGGAGGGTACTATGGAGGACCCATCTACGATGGTGGTTATGGTTACGTACCTCACCCTCACGACCCCATGTACGCTGCTGCGGCTGCTGCTGCCGCCTACGGTGCCTACCCCATGTATGGAAACCAACAACAAGTTAGCTAA